A region from the Hylaeus volcanicus isolate JK05 chromosome 6, UHH_iyHylVolc1.0_haploid, whole genome shotgun sequence genome encodes:
- the LOC128878629 gene encoding transmembrane protein 230 isoform X2 → MSRRKLGGDRQFDNVDYTQLTETDNGFVDSQFANPPVKIPWKAITLAALLFVGGTIMLIVGSLIVSGHIDSKYSDRMWPVIILGILMFIPGAYHMRVAILAYQKVPGYSFDDIPEFD, encoded by the exons ATGTCCAGGAGGAAACTCGGTGGCGACAGACAATTCGACAACGTGGATTACACACAGCTTACTGAAACTGACAATGGCTTTGTCGATTCTCAG TTTGCGAATCCACCAGTAAAAATACCATGGAAAGCCATTACATTGGCAGCTCTTCTGTTTGTCGGAGGTACCATCATGCTAATTGTGGGTAGCCTAATCGTGAGTGGACACATAGATTCAAAA TACTCTGACCGTATGTGGCCAGTCATTATTTTAGGAATTTTAATGTTCATACCAGGAGCTTATCATATGAGGGTTGCTATTTTAGCATACCAAAAAGTGCCAGGGTATTCGTTTGATGATATACCAGAGTTCGATTAA
- the LOC128878629 gene encoding transmembrane protein 230 isoform X1 yields MWTSWFGTDYIHKVSMSRRKLGGDRQFDNVDYTQLTETDNGFVDSQFANPPVKIPWKAITLAALLFVGGTIMLIVGSLIVSGHIDSKYSDRMWPVIILGILMFIPGAYHMRVAILAYQKVPGYSFDDIPEFD; encoded by the exons ATGTGGACAAGCTGGTTTGGCACAG ATTATATTCACAAAGTGAGTATGTCCAGGAGGAAACTCGGTGGCGACAGACAATTCGACAACGTGGATTACACACAGCTTACTGAAACTGACAATGGCTTTGTCGATTCTCAG TTTGCGAATCCACCAGTAAAAATACCATGGAAAGCCATTACATTGGCAGCTCTTCTGTTTGTCGGAGGTACCATCATGCTAATTGTGGGTAGCCTAATCGTGAGTGGACACATAGATTCAAAA TACTCTGACCGTATGTGGCCAGTCATTATTTTAGGAATTTTAATGTTCATACCAGGAGCTTATCATATGAGGGTTGCTATTTTAGCATACCAAAAAGTGCCAGGGTATTCGTTTGATGATATACCAGAGTTCGATTAA